Proteins from a genomic interval of Trichoderma breve strain T069 chromosome 2, whole genome shotgun sequence:
- a CDS encoding zinc-finger double domain-containing protein gives MLIFSGSSFQEGAKCRLVLLVGGPSSWEPSTATQADWALYNLALIDRRLAFGHTMLPHTLSSSARPNAVMSSASPEVMDITNMLNNKGGMTHGLGGGMPDHHHHQHHLGLVKHEPTMDRSASPHMSEHSSYSAHSLSRAYPSPTAMQAPMQMQNPMHSAMQMGGFADMSGMGGVPSMAMHHIPQQPPQQQQSPAAPVKAYPCSTCGKGFARRSDLARHERIHTGVRPHVCDYPKCNKQFIQRSALTVHQRVHTGEKPHHCETCAKPFSDSSSLARHRRTHSGKRPYKCPYADCQKTFTRRTTLTRHQNHHTGTIEEAAAATAAALAASRAKNGSQARSDGDHMSSHGSPLTTPSPSHHTMMSPALDLSGSNGLNRHAEFQYMTQSGTLPPHLRVGSPTSTTSAASYNTGIRPTSHPTGYGPPPTLEPNLEQHPAGTGSAGGSPHMSQVGWQSPQTHSPSHNGGSYVYPDPDGYPPNPSMSQMYYGAPQQMRRPQSTEPGLVHMA, from the exons ATGTTGATATTTTCCGGGTCATCTTTCCAAGAAGGGGCCAAATGTCggctggtgctgttggtgGGTGGCCCAAGCTCTTGGGAACCTTCAACTGCTACTCAAGCCGACTGGGCg CTTTACAACCTGGCTCTCATAGATCGCCGATTGGCGTTTGGCCATACCATGTTACCCCATACCCTCTCTTCGTCCGCAAGGCCGAATGCCGTCATGTCTTCAGCATCGCCCGAGGTGATGGACATCACCAACATGCTGAACAACAAAGGCGGCATGACTCACGGACTCGGTGGAGGCATGCCCgaccaccatcaccatcagcatcaccTTGGCCTCGTTAAGCACGAGCCTACGATGGACCGATCAGCCTCTCCTCACATGTCTGAGCATTCTTCCTACTCCGCCCACAGCCTGTCTCGCGCCTATCCTTCACCAACGGCCATGCAAGCCCCCATGCAAATGCAGAACCCTATGCATAGTGCAATGCAGATGGGTGGCTTCGCCGACATGTCTGGTATGGGCGGCGTGCCCAGCATGGCTATGCATCATATTCCGCAGCAGccaccacagcagcagcagtctccCGCCGCTCCTGTTAAAGCTTATCCTTGCAGCACTTGTGGCAAGGGCTTCGCCAGAAGAAGCGATCTTGCCCGTCATG AGCGTATCCACACAGGTGTCAGGCCTCATGTCTGCGACTACCCCAAGTGTAACAAACAATTCATCCAAAGATCTGCCCTGACTGTTCACCAACGAGTCCACACTGGCGAGAAGCCCCATCATTGTGAGACTTGCGCCAAG CCATTTAGTGACAGTAGCTCTCTGGCTCGGCATCGAAGAACGCATTCAGGAAAGCGTCCTTACAAGTGCCCTTACGCCGACTGCCAAAAGACATTTACGAGGCGTACTACTCTTACACGGCATCAGAACCACCACACGGGCACCATCGAagaggctgcggcggctACTGCGGCGGCACTCGCGGCCTCAAGGGCTAAGAACGGAAGCCAGGCTCGCTCCGATGGCGACCACATGTCCAGCCACGGCTCTCCCCTGACGACCCCGTCACCCAGCCACCACACCATGATGTCTCCTGCCCTGGACCTCTCGGGATCCAACGGCCTCAACCGACATGCCGAGTTCCAGTACATGACACAGAGCGGCACGCTGCCTCCCCACCTCCGTGTGGGCAGTCCTACTTCGACGACGTCGGCCGCCAGCTACAACACCGGCATTCGGCCAACCTCGCACCCTACCGGCTACGGCCCTCCTCCCACGCTGGAGCCCAACTTGGAGCAGCACCCGGCAGGAACTGGAAGCGCAGGTGGCAGCCCTCACATGAGCCAGGTTGGCTGGCAATCTCCCCAAACCCACTCGCCATCTcacaacggcggcagctACGTCTACCCCGACCCTGATGGCTACCCACCCAACCCCTCGATGAGCCAGATGTACTACGGCGCACCACAGCAGATGCGACGGCCGCAAAGCACCGAGCCTGGTCTGGTACACATGGCTTAG
- a CDS encoding DSBA-like thioredoxin domain-containing protein, whose translation MSASPVIGVPSQQHQPNHHFHNDNLTASPQPARQPLPSSGRRPTATATAAMRQDKTATAGRGAGGLIRLEIYMDLLCPWCFIEKHSLDALMQRYTEEHPEVRFEVAYKPYYIAQTMAKRNVEKRSVYDRLNNLYPNFLSRIQVTGAKYDIAFSIRGMTGSTRPAHRLIALALHELGPAAQARVVETLFQGHFEDGRDISDEAWLISVGVAAGMSEAVVRLGLEDEDAARRVDAMAEAARDVIGVEAVPCVMVQGRYKVGGYQESQVFESLFEKIRQAGEAF comes from the exons ATGAGTGCATCACCAGTCATCGGCGTCCCGTCGCAACAACACCAGCCGAACCACCACTTCCACAACGACAACCTCACAGCATCACCCCAGCCCGCGCGCCAGCCTCTGCCCTCGTCTGGACGGAGACCGacggccacggccacggcggcGATGCGACAGGACAAGACGGCGACGGCCGGCCGCGGCGCCGGAGGGCTGATCCGGCTGGAGATTTACATGGATCTGCTGTGCCCGTGGTGCTTCATCGAGAAGCACAGCCTGGACGCGCTGATGCAGCGATACACGGAGGAGCATCCCGAGGTGCGCTTCGAGGTGGCATATAAGCCGTATTACATTGCGCAGACAATGGCCAAGC GCAACGTCGAGAAGCGCTCCGTCTACGACCGCCTCAACAACCTCTACCCAAACTTCCTCTCCCGCATCCAAGTCACCGGCGCAAAGTACGACATCGCATTCTCCATCCGCGGCATGACGGGCAGCACCCGCCCCGCCCACCGCCtcatcgccctcgccctGCACGAGCTCGGCCCGGCCGCCCAGGCCCGCGTCGTCGAGACCCTCTTCCAGGGCCACTTCGAGGACGGCCGCGACATCAGCGACGAGGCCTGGCTTATTAGTGTCGGCGTCGCGGCGGGGATGTCCGAGGCCGTTGTAAGGCTCGGgctcgaggatgaggacgcCGCGAGGAGGGTCGATGCCATGGCCGAGGCTGCGAGGGATGTCATTGGGGTAGAGGCCGTGCCGTGCGTCATGGTGCAGGGGCGGTACAAGGTGGGAGGATACCAGGAGAGCCAGGTCTTTGAGAGCCTGTTTGAGAAGATTCGGCAGGCTGGCGAAGCTTTCTAG
- a CDS encoding TFIIE beta subunit core domain-containing protein: MSSYLEKQSSVFRGSLASAASKLSNPSSLKATASLAPPSPSPSAASDSNTPTSKRKRDVAPEVPFSQPQLTGYGAEVKTQMTFAVEYLKKKGDAKTITDIIDHLSLRNYTEEHKKELTEGLRGHPRVEWKPDPSLSEQTWKTGTYKHRPIIPGVKDATSLLAHLQRKTDASGVSVKDLKDGWPDCEDTLAKLEHEHKVLVVRTKKDNFPRYVWADDASLHNSVEPEFQAMWRRVQLPSLDDMHRKLVSVGQKPTSDDPRKAAAVAAKPKQQKKRAGKRIGKATNTHMTHLLNDYSGMRR; encoded by the coding sequence ATGTCGTCGTATCTAGAGAAGCAGTCCTCCGTATTCAGAGGCAGTCTCGCCTCGGCCGCGTCCAAACTGTCCAACCCGTCGAGCCTCAAAGCCACGGCCTCTCTCGCTCCGCCATCGCCCTCGCCATCCGCCGCCTCAGACAGCAACACGCCGACATCAAAGAGGAAGCGTGATGTCGCTCCGGAAGTGCCGTTTTCGCAGCCGCAGCTGACGGGATACGGTGCCGAGGTCAAGACGCAGATGACGTTTGCGGTGGAGtatctgaagaagaagggcgacgCAAAGACCATCACGGACATCATCGACCACCTGAGTCTGAGGAACTACACGGAGGAgcacaagaaggagctgACGGAGGGGCTGAGGGGGCACCCGCGGGTGGAATGGAAGCCGGATCCGAGCCTGAGCGAGCAGACGTGGAAGACGGGCACGTACAAGCACCGGCCCATCATCCCGGGAGTCAAGGACGCCACGTCGCTGCTGGCCCATCTGCAGCGCAAGACGGATGCTTCGGGGGTTTCGGTCAAGGACCTCAAGGACGGCTGGCCCGACTGCGAGGACACGCTGGCGAAGCTGGAGCACGAGCACAAGGTCCTGGTGGTGCGCACGAAGAAGGACAACTTCCCGCGGTACGTGTGGGCCGATGACGCATCGCTGCACAACTCTGTCGAGCCAGAGTTCCAGGCCATGTGGCGCCGCGTGCAGCTGCCTAGCCTGGACGACATGCACCGCAAGCTGGTGAGCGTTGGCCAGAAGCCGACGAGCGACGACCCGCGCAAGGCcgcggcggtggcggcgaagcccaagcagcagaagaagagggccGGCAAGCGCATTGGCAAGGCGACCAACACGCACATGACGCACCTGCTCAACGATTACAGCGGCATGAGACGGTGA
- a CDS encoding cytochrome b5-like heme/Steroid binding domain-containing protein, with protein MSQEYSYQDVAEHNTKKDLFVVIHDKVYDCSKFVDEHPGGEEVMLDVAGQDATEAFEDVGHSDEARESLATLLVGDLKRQPGDPVPKAVSQNTPSVGGSTTGGGFGLYSVVAIGGLIAYFAYQYIQANAEQTAQTA; from the exons ATGTCTCAAGAGTACTCTTACCAGGATGTTGCCGAGCACAACACCAAGAAGGACCTCTTTGTCGTGATCCACGACAAGGTCTATGACTGCTCCAAGTTTGTCGACGAGCACCC TGGTGGTGAGGAGGTCATGCTCGATGTCGCCGGTCAGGATGCCACCGAGGCTTTCGAGGATGTCGGCCACAGCGACGAGGCCCGCGAGTCTCTCGCCACGCTGCTTGTCGGCGACCTGAAGCGCCAG CCCGGCGACCCTGTCCCCAAGGCCGTCTCCCAGAACACCCCCTCCGTTGGCGGTTCTACCAccggcggcggctttggccTCTACAGCgttgttgccattggcggTCTCATCGCTTACTTCGCCTACCAGTATATCCAGGCCAACGCCGAGCAGACTGCCCAGACTGCCTAA
- a CDS encoding f-actin capping protein alpha subunit domain-containing protein, translated as MSHIETVSSFVQGAPPGELADVVADIKALTASEPNIVDELAPAFERYNEEQFITLKLPGSSQPVLISPHNSLGGGRYYDVESSSSFEVDHVAQKASAVQSYVLEGSQADLVKSTLKSLGGYVKEHFPNAALGAYPVESDSKVAVVVVANKYSPNNFWNGRWRSVYTFDPSSGNLEGTIMVDVHYYEDGNVRLLTNKAVSASIPSGTGAGIVKEIASIEKKYQEDLNKSFVSLSEGAFKGLRRQLPVTRQKIEWDRVTGYRLGQDIGGGSSKR; from the exons ATGTCGCATATCGAGACggtttcttcctttgtcCAGGGAGCTCCTCCGGGAGAG CTCGCAGATGTCGTTGCCG ACATCAAGGCCCTGACGGCCTCCGAGCCCAACATCGTTGACGAGCTGGCGCCGGCTTTCGAGCGGTACAACGAGGAGCAGTTTATCACACTCAAGCTGCCGGGAAGCAGCCAGCCG GTCTTGATCAGCCCGCACAACTCGCTGGGCGGCGGACGATACTACGATGTCGagagctcctccagcttcgaGGTGGACCATGTGGCTCAG AAAGCTAGTGCGGTACAGAGCTACGTGCTGGAAGGATCACAGGCGGACCTGGT TAAATCAACATTGAAGAGCTTGGGAGGTTATGTCAAGGAGCACTTCCCCAACGCTGCCCTTGGCGCATACCCTGTCGAATCCGACTCAAAGGTTGCTGTTGTCGTTGTAGCAAACAAATATAGCCCCAACAACTTCTG GAACGGCCGATGGAGATCCGTATATACCTTTGACCCCAGCTCCGGAAACCTCGAGGGCACCATCATGGTTGACGTACACTATTACGAAGACGGCAATGTGCGGCTGCTCACCAACAAGGCCGTCAGTGCCTCCATCCCCTCGGGCACCGGTGCCGGAATCGTCAAGGAAATTGCGTCGATAGAGAAGAAGTACCAGGAGGATCTCAACAAGAGCTTCGTGAGCCTGAGCGAAGGTGCATTCAAGGGTCTGCGGCGACAGCTGCCGGTAACGAGGCAGAAGATCGAGTGGGACCGAGTGACGGGCTACCGCCTGGGTCAGGACATTGGTGGTGGCAGCTCAAAGCGATGA
- a CDS encoding transketolase, pyrimidine binding domain-containing protein: MKRQAVRHLKGALAHPRTPSAALNLARCYSTHPPNAKLNLPIDYSTTPLLAHTSAIAKQNTEISSDVLHGATKKMNLFQAINDALNIALTEDETVSVFGEDVAFGGVFRCTMKLAETHGADRVFNTPLTEQGILGFAIGMAVEGMRPVAEIQFADYVFPAFDQIVNEAAKKRYYEGANGRSAGGMTVRMPCGTVGHGALYHSQSPEALFTHVPGMRVIMPRSPLQAKGLLLAAIRSNDPCIFMEPKILYRAAVEEVPVAPYELPLSKAEVIKEGKNVTIVSYGQPLYNCMAAIKQAEEDLGISVELIDLRTIYPWDKKTVFESVQKTGRVLVVHESMVNAGVGAEVAAAIQENADTFNRLEAPVSRVAGWSIHNALIFEKFHVPDVARIYDSIKKTVQY; the protein is encoded by the exons ATGAAGCGTCAGGCGGTTCGTCACTTGAAGGGAGCGCTGGCGCATCCCCGAACTCCATCAGCAGCTCTGAATCTGGCACGATGCTATTCCACACACCCCCCGAACGCAAAGCTCAACCTGCCCATTGACTACTCGACAACCCCTCTGCTGGCTCACACGTCGGCGATAGCCAAGCAGAACACGGAGATCTCCTCCGACGTCCTCCATGGCGCgaccaagaagatgaaccTGTTCCAGGCCATCAACGACGCCCTCAACATCGCCCTGACAGAGGATGAGACGGTTTCCGTGTTTGGCGAGGACGTTGCCTTTGGCGGTGTCTTTCGGTGCACCATGAAGCTCGCAGAGACGCACGGAGCCGACCGGGTGTTTAACACGCCGCTGACGGAGCAGGGCATTCTCGGCTTTGCCATTGGCATGGCTGTCGAGGGAATGCGGCCTGTTGCCGAGATCCAGTTCGCCGACTACGTCTTTCCCGCCTTTGACCAGATTGTCAACGAAGCGGCAAAGAAGCGCTACTACGAGGGTGCCAATGGCCGAAGTGCTGGAGGCATGACTGTCCGCATGCCCTGCGGAACCGTCGGTCACGGTGCCCTCTACCACTCTCAGTCTCCCGAGGCCTTGTTCACACACGTCCCCGGAATGCGAGTCATCATGCCTCGATCACCTCTGCAGGCCAAGGGATTGTTGCTGGCGGCTATCCGAAGCAACGACCCCTGTATCTTCATGGAGCCCAAGATCCTGTACCGAGCCGCCGTGGAGGAGGTTCCCGTGGCACCGTATGAGCTGCCGCTGTCCAAGGCCGAAGTtatcaaggagggcaagaatGTCACAATTGTTTCATATGGTCAGCCATTGTACAACTGCATGGCGGCCATCAAGCAGGCAGAGGAGGATTTGGGCATCTCCGTCGAGCTGATTGACCTGCGCACAATCTATCCGTGGGACAAGAAGACTGTGTTTGAAAGCGTTCAGAAGACAGGAAGAGTCCTGGTCGTCCACGAATCCATGGTGAACGCGGGTGTTGGTGCAGAGGTGGCTGCCGCCATTCAAGAGAACGCAGATACCTTCAACAGACTCGAGGCTCCCGTGTCTCGTGTTGCTGGATGGAGTATCCACAACGCTCTGATATTCGAAAAGTTTCACGTCCCAGATGTTGCAA GAATTTACGACAGTATTAAAAAGACGGTTCAGTACTAA
- a CDS encoding cellulase (glycosyl hydrolase family 5) domain-containing protein has product MSDTDVPRAHHHRNRSARGESSRRDRNRDRERDRDRPPRTKGSRTRRGASSADEGRADRRSRSQSLSANALAQLNQDNVKQQRQADRERRKRDRDRGRGGVDPDERARERAERHQRRERERERERERERQRERERTRKYRKPSKQKKSRVVSGAVMEEGRSKGWRFGFGFGGHSRDDSYDSLRKEDMYSQPEKKKKKGMSKRKKWIIGGIVALVLLIIIIVAAVLGSKHKSGGGSSDDSSSGSSASSSDVPLKYKNTDLDPSTWASTEDFNTTFTDEMVGGLPVMGLYSKWDDSTQANSKVPALDKPWGDYSKTPAKGVNLGGWLSIEPFITPSLFNYPSGSGIVDEWTLCAHLGSKAASTIENHYNTFVTEDDFKAIADAGLDHVRIPFSYWAVQVYDGDQYIYRTSWRYLLRGIEWARKYGLRVNLDLHGLPGSQNGWNHSGRQGTIGWLNGTNGALNAQRSLDIHNSLSQFFSQDRYQNIITHYGLANEPKMTFLKASDVVNWTETAFTMVRKNGFKGLVIFGDGFMGLDNWQGLMQGYDGLVLDVHQYVIFNQNQIDYTHQKKIQYACQGWTQQALQSQDKSTGYGPTQFAEWSQADTDCAQYVTNVGQGNRWEGTLNTGNASTAILSPDCPTKNSQCSCDNANADPSKWSAEYKKFLSMFAQAQMYSFEKGLGWWYWTWKTESSPQWSYQAGMAAGVLPQKAWERDFNCDTDVPDFAASGLPEYY; this is encoded by the exons ATGAGCGACACGGACGTACCGCGTGCGCACCACCACCGCAACCGCAGCGCACGAGGCGAATCATCCAGAAGAGATAGGAACAGGGACAGAGAAAGGGACAGGGACAGGCCGCCGCGGACGAAAGGATCGCGGACGCGGAGAGGCGCCAGCAGCGCAGATGAAGGCAGAGCCGACAGACGCAGCAGGTCGCAGTCGCTTTCCGCAAATGCGCTGGCGCAACTGAACCAGGACAATgtgaagcagcagagacagGCTGATCGCGAGCGGAGGAAACGAGACCGCGACCgtgggagaggaggggtaGACCCTGATGAGAGAGCCCGAGAGCGCGCGGAGAGACACCAAAGGCGAGAGCGAGAACGCGAGCGAGAACGGGAACGGGAGCGGCAGCGAGAGCGggagagaacaaga AAATACCGCAAGCCTAGCAAGCAGAAAAAGTCCAGAGTTGTCAGCGGGGCagtgatggaggaggggaggTCCAAGGGATGGCGGTTcgggtttgggtttggggGTCACTCGCGGGATGATAGCTATGACAGTCtaagaaaagaagacatgTATAGTCagccggagaagaagaagaaaaaggggatgtccaagagaaagaaat GGATTATTGGAGGAATAGTTGCCCTTGTTCTACTCATCATCATAATCGTCGCCGCGGTGCTCGGCTCAAAGCACAAATCAGGCGGTGGTAGTAGCGATGATTCGTCGTCTGGGTCTTCTGCAAGCAGCAGCGATGTTCCGCTCAAATACAAAAATACAGATCTCGACCCTTCGACGTGGGCGAGCACAGAAGATTTCAATACTACCTTTACCGACGAGATGGTTGGAGGTCTTCCTGTAATGGGTCTTTACTCGAAATGGGACGATTCTACTCAGGCGAACAGCAAGGTGCCCGCGCTGGATAAGCCTTGGGGGGACTATTCGAAAACACCAGCTAAAGGAGTCAACTTGGGAGGGTGGCTATCGATTGAGCCTTTCATCACaccatctctcttcaactATCCTTCTGGTTCCGGAATCGTGGACGAATGGACCCTATGCGCGCATCTCGGGTCCAAGGCCGCATCGACGATTGAGAATCATTACAACACCTTTGTTACTGAGGATGATTTCAAAGCTATTGCCGACGCCGGTCTGGATCATGTCCGCATTCCGTTCTCGTACTGGGCTGTCCAAGTTTACGACGGTGACCAGTACATCTATCGAACTTCGTGGCGATACCTCCTGCGCGGCATCGAGTGGGCTAGGAAATACGGTCTACGGGTCAACCTCGACTTACACGGCCTACCAGGGAGCCAGAATGGATGGAACCACAGCGGCAGACAGGGCACAATCGGCTGGCTCAACGGCACCAACGGGGCTCTAAACGCACAGCGATCCCTCGACATTCACAACAGCCTCTCCCAATTCTTCTCCCAGGACAGATACCAGAACATCATCACGCACTACGGCCTGGCCAACGAGCCTAAAATGACCTTCCTCAAGGCCAGTGACGTTGTCAACTGGACGGAAACGGCATTCACCATGGTTCGCAAAAACGGCTTCAAGGGGCTGGTCAtctttggtgatggcttcatggGCCTGGACAACTGGCAGGGTCTCATGCAGGGCTACGACGGGCTGGTTCTCGATGTCCACCAGTACGTGATTTTCAACCAGAACCAGATCGACTACACGCACCAAAAGAAGATACAGTACGCGTGCCAGGGATGGACACAGCAGGCGCTGCAGAGCCAGGACAAGAGCACGGGCTACGGGCCCACGCAATTCGCCGAATGGTCTCAAGCAGACACAGACTGCGCCCAGTACGTGACAAACGTCGGCCAGGGCAACCGGTGGGAGGGCACGCTCAACACGGGCAACGCGAGCACGGCGATCCTGTCGCCAGACTGCCCGACCAAGAACAGCCAGTGCTCGTGCGACAACGCCAACGCGGACCCGAGCAAATGGAGCGCCGAGTACAAAAAGTTCTTGTCCATGTTTGCTCAGGCGCAAATGTACAGCTTCGAAAAGGGGCTCGGCTGGTGGTACTGGACGTGGAAGACGGAGAGCTCGCCGCAATGGAGTTATCAGGCCGGGATGGCGGCGGGCGTGTTGCCGCAGAAGGCGTGGGAGCGGGATTTCAACTGCGATACAGACGTGCCGGACTTTGCGGCGAGCGGATTGCCAGAGTATtattga